From the Flavimarina sp. Hel_I_48 genome, one window contains:
- a CDS encoding carbohydrate kinase family protein, which yields MQKPLKTICFGEILWDKFPDGKALGGAPLNVALRLLSLGADSSIISRLGTDELATETREQLESYDIAQQLVQTDDALKTGIVDVELDASGSASYTIKKPVAWDEIALTETNKKEVAGSDLFIFGSLACRSKTSRETLFALLDEAQKAVFDVNLRAPHYELEQVLELIKMADIVKMNDDELEQICAFLDFDMNSLRDGLIFLNEYTNAQTLCVTRGGEGALLLHNDNFYESQGYAAKVVDTVGAGDSFLAGLLYILYTENNPQYALEFGCALGALVAGKKGANARIENDEIKQKISQNKG from the coding sequence GTGCAAAAACCATTGAAAACAATCTGTTTTGGAGAGATTTTATGGGATAAATTCCCTGACGGAAAAGCCCTGGGGGGAGCGCCGCTCAATGTGGCATTGCGTTTACTTTCCCTGGGCGCAGATAGCAGTATCATTAGCCGACTGGGAACTGACGAACTCGCAACCGAAACACGGGAGCAACTGGAGTCTTACGACATAGCGCAACAGCTTGTTCAAACAGACGACGCCCTAAAAACGGGAATCGTAGATGTCGAACTGGACGCTTCTGGGTCTGCCTCTTATACGATTAAGAAACCGGTGGCATGGGATGAAATTGCTTTAACCGAAACCAATAAAAAAGAGGTTGCGGGTAGTGACTTGTTCATTTTTGGCTCCCTTGCCTGCCGAAGCAAAACCTCTAGGGAAACACTTTTTGCTCTTTTAGACGAAGCCCAAAAAGCTGTTTTTGATGTTAATTTGCGTGCGCCACATTATGAACTGGAACAGGTACTGGAACTTATCAAAATGGCAGATATTGTTAAGATGAATGATGACGAACTGGAACAAATCTGCGCATTTCTTGATTTTGACATGAATTCCCTGCGGGATGGCCTTATTTTCTTAAACGAATATACAAATGCGCAAACGCTGTGCGTTACGCGAGGAGGCGAAGGTGCCCTACTGCTGCACAACGATAATTTTTATGAAAGCCAAGGCTATGCTGCAAAAGTAGTGGATACCGTAGGCGCTGGGGATTCTTTTTTAGCCGGATTGCTCTACATACTCTACACCGAAAACAATCCGCAATACGCGCTGGAATTTGGCTGTGCACTGGGCGCACTGGTCGCTGGGAAAAAAGGGGCCAATGCACGTATTGAAAATGACGAAATAAAACAGAAAATCAGTCAAAATAAGGGCTGA
- a CDS encoding N(4)-(beta-N-acetylglucosaminyl)-L-asparaginase has product MKRRHFIKKAGITGMAIPMIPGTLSAATFSEEQKSFAGPVCIATWNFHEASKKAGELLKTGSSALDAVQEGVMVEESNVANTTVGIGGTPDREGNVTLDACIMAPDGNAGSVAYLQNIEHPVAVARKVMEDTPHVMLVGEGALNFALQNGFEKQDLLNDKTRAAYKEWLEEKKYQPIINIENHDTIGMVCMDKNGDIAGACTTSGLAYKMQGRVGDSPIIGAGLFIDNKIGGAAATGMGEEIIKNVCSFLAVELMRQGKSPKEACKQAVERVIERNPGYMDFQVAVIALNKNGETGGYAIHDGFSYMVNAEGKNENVKSGFYKG; this is encoded by the coding sequence ATGAAACGCAGACATTTTATCAAAAAAGCAGGAATCACAGGCATGGCAATCCCTATGATCCCAGGTACCTTATCAGCCGCTACTTTCTCTGAAGAGCAAAAATCATTTGCTGGCCCGGTGTGTATTGCTACCTGGAATTTTCATGAAGCAAGTAAAAAAGCTGGCGAACTTTTAAAAACGGGATCATCTGCCCTAGATGCTGTGCAGGAAGGTGTAATGGTAGAGGAATCAAATGTGGCAAACACAACCGTAGGCATAGGCGGTACTCCAGACCGGGAAGGCAATGTAACGCTAGATGCGTGCATCATGGCCCCTGATGGAAATGCGGGCAGTGTAGCTTATTTGCAAAATATAGAACATCCCGTGGCCGTAGCTCGTAAAGTGATGGAAGACACCCCACACGTTATGCTGGTAGGGGAGGGCGCGCTCAATTTTGCCCTTCAAAATGGTTTTGAAAAGCAGGACCTGCTTAATGACAAAACGCGCGCCGCTTATAAAGAATGGCTTGAAGAAAAGAAATACCAACCCATCATCAATATTGAAAACCATGACACGATAGGGATGGTGTGCATGGATAAAAACGGGGATATCGCGGGCGCTTGTACTACCTCTGGCCTGGCGTATAAAATGCAGGGCCGTGTGGGCGATTCGCCCATTATTGGCGCCGGACTTTTTATTGACAATAAGATAGGTGGCGCTGCGGCCACGGGTATGGGAGAAGAGATCATTAAAAATGTGTGCAGTTTTCTGGCAGTAGAGTTGATGCGACAGGGTAAAAGTCCGAAAGAGGCCTGTAAACAAGCGGTAGAACGTGTCATAGAACGTAATCCGGGTTATATGGATTTTCAGGTTGCTGTGATCGCCCTTAATAAAAATGGCGAGACCGGTGGTTACGCCATTCATGACGGTTTTAGTTATATGGTAAATGCCGAAGGCAAGAACGAGAATGTAAAGAGTGGGTTTTATAAGGGTTAA
- a CDS encoding alpha-L-fucosidase has product MTYKLVNFSAFLSIFLLFSCAEKQEVAAPEAVGPVPTEEQLAWYDMEMNAFIHFTTNTFTDKEWGYGDESPSIFNPTELDVNQWMNTLEKAGFKGVILTAKHHDGFALFPSEFTEHDIANSPYKEGKGDIVKEVAESARAHDLKFGIYLSPWDRNRADYGQDSYVTYYRNQLKEVFENYGPVFEMWFDGANGGDGFYGGADEERKIDKTVYYHWPETLAMVEEIEPNVLFFSDAGPDLRWVGNEEGIGGETNWNTITPDTLYAGQAGITELLKTGSEDGTEWIPAEVNTSIRPGWFYHKAEDSLVRDAENLFQLYFTSVGRGSTLLLNIPPDRRGLFHENDVEALLGFRKILDSVFAVNLAEKASISADSFRGNSASYNAENAIDADPETYFATDDATTTATLEIELKKEEALHYIVLQEYIKLGQRVEKFKVSAWENNAWKEIAQGTTIGHKRILELKGINTTKIKVKITAAKASPLLSNIGLY; this is encoded by the coding sequence ATGACATATAAACTAGTGAATTTCAGTGCTTTTTTGAGCATATTCCTTCTTTTTTCCTGTGCCGAAAAGCAGGAAGTAGCAGCTCCAGAAGCTGTGGGTCCCGTACCTACAGAAGAGCAATTGGCCTGGTATGATATGGAAATGAACGCTTTCATCCATTTTACCACAAACACATTTACAGATAAAGAATGGGGCTACGGCGATGAATCGCCATCCATTTTTAATCCTACGGAGCTTGACGTAAACCAGTGGATGAATACCTTAGAGAAAGCTGGTTTTAAAGGCGTGATTCTTACCGCAAAACACCACGATGGTTTTGCTTTGTTCCCTTCAGAATTTACAGAGCATGATATTGCAAATTCGCCGTACAAAGAGGGCAAAGGCGATATTGTGAAAGAAGTAGCAGAATCTGCCCGGGCGCACGACTTAAAATTTGGTATCTATTTATCCCCCTGGGATCGCAACCGCGCAGATTACGGCCAGGATTCTTACGTAACCTATTACCGTAACCAACTTAAGGAGGTTTTTGAAAACTACGGTCCCGTATTTGAAATGTGGTTTGATGGCGCTAACGGTGGTGACGGCTTTTACGGCGGCGCAGATGAAGAGCGGAAAATTGATAAAACCGTTTATTATCACTGGCCAGAAACACTGGCGATGGTAGAGGAAATAGAACCAAACGTGCTGTTTTTTAGCGATGCGGGCCCAGATTTACGTTGGGTAGGGAATGAAGAAGGTATAGGTGGGGAAACCAACTGGAACACGATCACGCCCGATACGCTCTATGCCGGTCAGGCCGGAATTACAGAGCTGTTGAAAACCGGTAGCGAAGATGGTACAGAATGGATTCCGGCAGAGGTGAATACCTCTATCAGACCCGGCTGGTTTTATCATAAAGCCGAAGATTCGCTGGTACGTGATGCAGAAAATCTGTTTCAGTTGTACTTTACTTCGGTGGGGCGCGGTTCTACTTTATTGCTGAATATTCCGCCAGACCGCCGCGGATTGTTTCATGAAAATGATGTAGAGGCCTTATTGGGTTTCCGTAAGATTTTGGACAGCGTTTTTGCCGTTAATTTAGCCGAAAAAGCATCCATTTCAGCAGATTCTTTCCGTGGAAATAGTGCATCATATAATGCCGAAAATGCGATAGATGCAGACCCGGAAACCTATTTTGCAACTGACGATGCCACCACAACCGCTACGCTGGAAATCGAACTTAAAAAGGAAGAGGCACTGCATTATATCGTGCTTCAGGAGTATATCAAACTGGGTCAGCGTGTAGAGAAATTTAAGGTTTCCGCTTGGGAGAACAATGCGTGGAAGGAAATTGCACAGGGAACAACCATAGGCCACAAGCGTATTTTAGAACTCAAGGGTATCAATACCACAAAAATTAAAGTAAAAATCACGGCTGCAAAAGCGAGTCCGTTGCTTTCTAATATTGGTCTTTATTAA
- a CDS encoding alpha-L-fucosidase, with protein MKNKSIKTGQNSSFLNINRLILVLFVCFSSALSAQNEVHERSTEYEAPTDPQVREKLAEWGDQKFGMLIHWGLYAVPGIIESWQLCSEDWIERPDGMAYNDYKEWYWNLSSVFNPVNFDPDSWADAAEDAGMKYVVFTTKHHDGFNMFDTQQTDFKITNGPFKDNPKANVAKYVFEAFRKKDFMIGAYFSKPDWHSQDFWWDKYATPNRNANYDIKKYEDRWKSYQDFTYNQIDELMHDYGQIDILWLDGGWVRPLETVNDEVRAWGAPIPEWSQDVNMPKIAEMAREAQPGIIFADRTVHGPYENYQTPERKIPETKLDNPWESCLPLGNNWGYVPNDSFKSSAEVIHNLVEVVAKGGNMLLGVGPQSDGRIPLEVVKKLREIGSWLDKNGEAIYGTHAIDYFQEEATFFTQNDKKTFAIVCLKEDQKTPKSFSWSGNIPKKGSKITCLQTGKTVDWQLKDGKVSVQVPGILKGEKLPALAFSFSN; from the coding sequence ATGAAAAATAAATCAATAAAAACCGGTCAAAACAGCTCATTTTTAAACATAAACAGACTGATTTTAGTCCTTTTTGTCTGTTTTTCCAGTGCGCTTTCTGCGCAAAACGAAGTGCACGAGCGTTCTACCGAATATGAAGCGCCCACAGATCCCCAGGTGCGGGAAAAGCTTGCCGAGTGGGGCGATCAGAAATTCGGGATGCTCATTCACTGGGGATTGTACGCCGTTCCGGGAATTATTGAATCTTGGCAATTGTGCTCAGAAGACTGGATAGAACGGCCAGATGGTATGGCGTACAACGATTACAAAGAATGGTATTGGAATTTGAGTTCTGTATTCAATCCGGTGAATTTTGATCCTGATAGTTGGGCAGATGCCGCAGAAGATGCAGGGATGAAATATGTGGTTTTTACAACAAAACACCACGATGGTTTCAACATGTTTGACACCCAGCAAACCGATTTTAAAATCACGAACGGCCCCTTCAAAGACAATCCAAAAGCCAATGTGGCGAAATATGTTTTTGAAGCTTTTCGTAAAAAAGATTTTATGATTGGTGCTTATTTTTCAAAGCCAGACTGGCATTCCCAGGATTTCTGGTGGGATAAATACGCTACGCCAAACCGCAATGCAAACTATGACATTAAAAAATATGAGGACCGCTGGAAATCCTATCAGGATTTCACCTACAACCAGATTGACGAACTCATGCACGATTATGGGCAAATTGACATTTTATGGCTTGATGGTGGCTGGGTTCGCCCGCTGGAAACGGTAAATGACGAGGTACGTGCGTGGGGTGCGCCAATCCCAGAGTGGAGCCAGGACGTAAATATGCCAAAAATCGCCGAAATGGCGCGCGAAGCGCAGCCCGGGATCATTTTTGCAGACCGCACCGTACACGGCCCCTATGAAAATTACCAGACCCCGGAGCGAAAAATACCGGAAACCAAACTCGATAACCCCTGGGAAAGCTGCCTGCCGCTGGGCAACAATTGGGGATATGTTCCCAATGATTCTTTTAAATCTTCGGCGGAAGTGATTCATAATCTCGTGGAAGTCGTTGCCAAGGGCGGAAACATGCTTCTGGGCGTAGGGCCACAATCTGACGGTAGAATTCCACTTGAAGTGGTGAAAAAGCTCCGGGAAATTGGGAGTTGGCTGGATAAAAACGGCGAAGCCATTTATGGAACACACGCCATAGATTATTTTCAGGAAGAAGCTACTTTTTTTACCCAAAATGACAAGAAAACCTTTGCTATAGTTTGCTTGAAAGAAGATCAAAAAACACCAAAAAGCTTCTCCTGGAGCGGAAATATTCCTAAAAAAGGATCAAAAATAACCTGTCTGCAAACAGGAAAAACCGTAGACTGGCAACTTAAGGACGGGAAGGTTTCCGTTCAGGTTCCCGGTATATTGAAAGGTGAAAAACTGCCCGCACTTGCCTTTTCATTTTCAAATTAA
- a CDS encoding pyridoxal phosphate-dependent decarboxylase family protein has translation MESKPEARLELSEQEMLDYGHRIVDLIAGHHATQRTKNPVAVATRKEMDTLFSEEAPENPTDAHKVLDFVMEQVIPGTNLLSHPKFFSFVPGPSNYISAMADTLATGFNVFSGGWAAAPSAAELEIVTMNWLLKMFGFPQKKGGGIFTSGGSMANLTALVTARNIKCGEDFSKATIYLSDQAHSSNIKAIRVMGFRKEQIRIIPTDMEFKFGINKLKNAINRDRLEGLEPFCILASAGTTNTGTVDPLVEIGEICKKEKLWFHVDGAYGGAAILGKDGKKLLKGIDKADSITVDPHKWFYQPYEMGCLLVRNHRWLSGTFTEKPEYLRDVEGNESEINFFDHGIQLTRRFRALKFYMSIKTFGLKAFREAVQYNIDLAEATDAYLRKSRTWEVVSPATLAIINFRYNPIAKNLSEKELDQLNAKISEQVVNSRQAMLVTTILNGMIVLRMCLINPRTTLKDVTDTIELCESFAD, from the coding sequence ATGGAATCCAAACCGGAAGCGCGTTTAGAACTGTCTGAACAGGAAATGCTTGATTATGGGCATCGTATTGTAGATCTCATTGCGGGGCACCACGCCACGCAGCGCACTAAAAATCCGGTGGCGGTGGCTACGCGCAAGGAAATGGATACCCTATTTTCAGAAGAAGCGCCAGAAAATCCTACCGATGCGCATAAAGTTTTGGATTTTGTGATGGAGCAGGTCATTCCTGGTACCAATTTGCTTAGCCATCCCAAATTTTTCTCGTTTGTACCGGGACCCAGCAATTATATCAGTGCGATGGCAGATACGCTGGCGACTGGGTTTAACGTATTTTCAGGAGGATGGGCAGCGGCACCTTCAGCGGCTGAACTGGAGATCGTGACCATGAACTGGCTGCTTAAAATGTTTGGGTTTCCACAGAAAAAAGGAGGTGGGATTTTTACCAGCGGTGGCTCAATGGCCAATCTAACCGCGCTGGTCACAGCCCGAAACATTAAATGTGGTGAGGATTTTTCAAAAGCTACCATTTACTTGTCAGACCAGGCGCACAGCAGTAATATCAAAGCGATCCGCGTGATGGGTTTCCGTAAGGAACAGATTCGTATTATTCCTACGGATATGGAATTCAAATTCGGTATCAATAAACTGAAAAATGCGATCAATAGGGATCGTCTGGAAGGTCTGGAACCGTTTTGTATTTTGGCTTCTGCGGGAACGACAAATACCGGTACGGTAGATCCATTGGTTGAAATTGGTGAAATCTGCAAGAAGGAAAAGCTTTGGTTCCACGTGGACGGCGCTTACGGTGGTGCCGCGATTCTGGGCAAGGACGGTAAGAAATTACTCAAGGGGATCGATAAGGCAGATTCGATCACCGTAGATCCCCACAAATGGTTTTATCAACCCTACGAAATGGGCTGTCTTCTGGTACGCAACCATAGATGGCTTAGCGGTACTTTTACCGAAAAACCGGAATATTTGCGCGATGTGGAAGGGAATGAGAGCGAGATCAATTTTTTCGATCACGGCATCCAGTTGACCAGACGCTTTAGGGCGTTAAAATTCTATATGTCAATAAAAACATTCGGATTGAAAGCTTTCCGCGAAGCGGTACAGTACAACATAGATCTTGCCGAAGCCACAGACGCCTATTTACGTAAAAGCCGAACCTGGGAAGTGGTTTCGCCGGCCACGCTGGCGATAATCAATTTCAGGTACAATCCAATTGCAAAAAACCTTAGTGAAAAAGAGCTCGATCAGCTCAATGCAAAAATTTCTGAGCAGGTGGTAAACAGCAGGCAGGCGATGCTGGTAACTACCATTTTAAATGGAATGATCGTGTTACGTATGTGCCTTATCAATCCCAGAACGACACTAAAGGATGTCACAGATACGATTGAATTGTGCGAATCTTTTGCAGATTAA
- a CDS encoding glycoside hydrolase family 3 N-terminal domain-containing protein, with translation MTFRHFLYFTIFFILGGFAFGQNIEVYKDSKATAEARANDLVEKMTLEEKVGQLSTLLGWKMYEKTENRVTESKALQQAITDKHIGALWGTLRADPWTQKTLKNGLDPRQAAQETNAIQKYAIENSRLGIPLFLAEEAMHGHMAIGTTVFPSGIGQGSTWDPELLTEMGSAIAEELRVQGAHIGYGPILDLAREPRWSRVEETFGEDPYLTAQLGLGVIKGFQGEGFDSNNSNSNKKVISTLKHFAAYGVSEGGHNGNAVHMGVRELFQDYLYPFREAIDFGALSVMTAYSSIDGIPSTAHRELLQQVLRDQWRFKGFVVSDLASIEGIMGSHHVAATSQEAAALAINAGVDADLGGNGFGSALLKAVKSGKVDENRLNEAVKRVLLLKFQMGLFEHPYVDVEKVEKNVRTTKHVQLARKVAQKSIILLKNEENLLPLKKSLKHIAVIGPNADVQYNQLGDYTAPQAEENIVTVLEGIQEKMPNAVITYAKGTAIRDTTQTDIATAVNAAKNADVAIVVLGGSSARDFKTEYLETGAATVSSGKDDVLSDMESGEGYDRSTLNLMGKQLELLQAVYATATPTVLVLIKGRPLLLNWPSENIPAILDAWYPGQEGGNAIADVLFGDYNPAGRLPISVPKNVGQLPVYYDYLGPERRDYVEGDGKPLYPFGYGLSFSDFEYKNLKVSETGSGEGIEIKINFNLKNTSTFDGEEVAQLYIRDVASSVVTPVKQLKAFKRLLFKAGEEKTVQFTLTPKDLSLFNTEMKQVAEAGEFQLMLGASSEDIRLKETFKLSETILLNDEK, from the coding sequence ATGACTTTTAGGCACTTTTTATATTTTACGATCTTTTTTATTCTTGGCGGATTTGCTTTCGGCCAAAATATAGAAGTTTATAAGGATAGTAAGGCGACTGCCGAGGCTCGTGCGAACGATCTGGTCGAAAAAATGACCCTTGAAGAAAAAGTGGGTCAGCTCAGTACGCTGCTGGGTTGGAAAATGTATGAAAAAACTGAAAATCGTGTAACCGAGAGCAAAGCATTACAACAAGCGATAACCGATAAACATATTGGTGCGCTCTGGGGAACGCTGCGCGCTGATCCATGGACGCAAAAAACCCTTAAAAATGGACTCGATCCCAGGCAGGCTGCACAGGAAACGAACGCCATTCAGAAGTATGCAATAGAGAACAGCCGTTTGGGAATTCCGCTTTTTCTGGCAGAAGAAGCGATGCACGGTCACATGGCAATTGGCACCACGGTTTTCCCCAGCGGAATAGGTCAGGGAAGCACCTGGGATCCCGAACTATTGACTGAAATGGGCAGCGCAATCGCTGAAGAACTTCGCGTGCAGGGCGCGCATATAGGCTACGGTCCCATTCTGGATCTCGCCCGCGAACCACGCTGGTCACGGGTGGAAGAAACCTTTGGTGAAGATCCTTATTTAACCGCCCAACTAGGATTAGGGGTCATCAAAGGCTTTCAAGGCGAAGGTTTTGACAGTAATAATAGCAATAGCAATAAAAAGGTGATCTCCACCTTGAAGCATTTTGCCGCCTATGGCGTTTCCGAAGGTGGTCATAATGGTAATGCGGTGCATATGGGTGTGCGCGAACTGTTTCAGGATTATCTGTACCCGTTCCGGGAGGCGATAGATTTTGGAGCGCTTTCTGTAATGACCGCGTACAGTTCTATAGATGGTATTCCCAGCACGGCGCACAGGGAACTTTTGCAGCAGGTTTTAAGGGATCAATGGAGATTTAAGGGATTCGTCGTTTCAGATCTTGCCAGCATAGAAGGCATTATGGGCAGCCACCATGTTGCCGCTACATCACAAGAAGCCGCTGCTCTCGCCATAAATGCGGGTGTTGATGCTGATCTGGGTGGCAACGGTTTTGGCAGCGCGCTTTTAAAAGCTGTAAAATCGGGCAAAGTGGATGAAAACCGACTCAATGAGGCGGTAAAAAGGGTGCTTTTGTTGAAATTTCAAATGGGCCTTTTTGAACATCCATATGTAGATGTGGAGAAAGTAGAAAAGAATGTACGCACCACAAAACACGTACAATTGGCCAGAAAAGTGGCTCAAAAGTCCATTATTTTACTTAAAAACGAAGAAAATCTACTTCCGTTAAAGAAGAGTCTGAAACATATTGCGGTCATTGGCCCTAATGCTGATGTGCAGTATAACCAATTGGGCGATTATACCGCGCCGCAGGCGGAAGAAAATATTGTAACCGTGCTGGAAGGAATTCAGGAAAAAATGCCGAACGCGGTGATAACCTACGCAAAGGGAACCGCGATACGGGATACCACGCAGACGGATATCGCAACCGCGGTAAACGCTGCAAAAAATGCTGATGTTGCCATTGTGGTGCTTGGTGGCTCCAGCGCGCGGGATTTTAAAACCGAATACCTGGAAACGGGAGCGGCAACGGTTTCTTCGGGAAAAGATGACGTTTTGAGCGATATGGAAAGCGGTGAGGGCTACGACCGTTCCACTTTAAACCTTATGGGGAAACAGCTGGAGCTTTTACAAGCGGTTTATGCCACTGCAACGCCCACGGTGCTGGTTCTCATAAAAGGCCGGCCACTTTTACTGAATTGGCCTTCTGAAAACATCCCAGCCATTCTGGACGCGTGGTATCCCGGTCAGGAAGGCGGCAACGCTATTGCTGATGTGCTTTTTGGGGATTATAATCCGGCGGGACGCTTGCCTATTTCCGTGCCCAAAAATGTGGGGCAGCTTCCGGTGTATTATGACTATCTGGGCCCAGAGCGTAGGGATTATGTGGAAGGGGACGGCAAACCGCTTTATCCTTTTGGCTACGGACTTAGTTTTTCTGATTTTGAATACAAAAATTTGAAAGTGAGCGAAACAGGTAGCGGAGAAGGAATCGAGATCAAGATAAATTTCAACTTAAAAAATACAAGTACTTTTGATGGGGAGGAAGTTGCCCAGTTGTATATCAGGGATGTCGCGAGCAGTGTGGTAACGCCTGTGAAACAACTAAAAGCTTTTAAACGCCTGTTGTTTAAAGCCGGTGAAGAAAAAACGGTTCAGTTCACCTTAACACCGAAAGATTTGTCGCTTTTCAATACGGAAATGAAACAGGTGGCAGAAGCCGGTGAATTCCAACTGATGCTGGGCGCTTCTTCCGAAGATATACGGCTCAAGGAAACTTTTAAACTTAGTGAAACTATACTCTTGAATGATGAAAAATAA
- a CDS encoding sugar porter family MFS transporter, with protein MKAVQKWSVAVALSGFLFGFDTVVISGANLPIKELWHTTPFFHGLFIMSMALWGTVLGSLTGGIPCDRLGRKKTLIWIGVLYFVSALGSALSPDPYLFSFFRFIGGVGVGASSVAAPTYISEISSAKNRGKLVALYQFNLVLGILIAFFSNYALQGFQGDNDWRWMLGVEAIPALIYTLMVMQVAKSPRWLLYKRNAEQQALEVLSKIYDPAEAKQQVLDIKADLANTANDVKLFSRRFRNPLILAFLIAFFNQVSGINFILYYAPEILERAGLAEGDSLLSSISIGVINLIFTFVGVGLIDRLGRRQLMYIGSFGYIISLLVVAWAFYTGASSSILLTFILIFIASHAIGQGAVIWVFISEIFPNKVRSYGQSWGTGTHWVFAALITLLTPVFLDSESGIFKDNPWPIFAFFAFMMFLQLLFVKFLMPETKGISLEELEKTILK; from the coding sequence ATGAAAGCAGTACAAAAATGGTCTGTTGCCGTCGCGCTCTCAGGCTTCTTATTTGGATTTGACACCGTTGTGATTTCTGGCGCAAACCTTCCCATTAAAGAACTCTGGCACACCACACCTTTTTTTCATGGCCTTTTTATAATGTCTATGGCCCTGTGGGGAACTGTTTTAGGTTCGCTTACGGGAGGGATTCCCTGTGACCGGTTGGGTCGTAAAAAAACACTGATCTGGATTGGGGTACTTTATTTTGTCTCTGCACTGGGTTCTGCACTTTCACCAGATCCTTATCTATTTTCTTTCTTTAGGTTTATAGGCGGCGTGGGAGTTGGCGCTTCATCTGTTGCGGCACCCACGTATATTTCTGAGATTTCTTCGGCTAAAAACAGGGGCAAACTGGTTGCTTTATACCAATTCAACCTCGTTCTAGGTATTCTAATAGCATTTTTCAGCAATTATGCGCTACAGGGTTTTCAGGGGGACAATGACTGGCGCTGGATGCTGGGCGTTGAAGCGATCCCTGCACTTATTTACACCTTGATGGTAATGCAGGTTGCCAAGAGTCCGCGATGGTTGCTCTACAAGAGAAATGCCGAACAGCAAGCCCTTGAGGTGCTCAGTAAAATTTATGACCCAGCGGAAGCAAAACAGCAGGTCCTTGATATCAAAGCAGACCTTGCAAATACCGCAAATGATGTGAAACTCTTTTCCAGAAGGTTTAGAAATCCACTTATATTGGCCTTTTTGATTGCTTTTTTCAACCAGGTTTCCGGTATCAATTTTATACTTTATTATGCTCCGGAAATTCTGGAACGTGCCGGTCTTGCCGAAGGCGACTCCCTTCTTAGTTCTATTTCCATTGGCGTGATCAATTTGATTTTTACATTTGTGGGCGTTGGCCTTATTGATAGATTGGGACGTAGGCAGCTTATGTACATTGGATCTTTTGGCTATATTATTAGTCTGCTCGTCGTGGCATGGGCATTTTATACCGGTGCAAGCAGCAGTATACTTTTGACCTTCATCCTTATATTTATCGCTTCTCACGCAATAGGCCAGGGTGCGGTTATCTGGGTGTTTATTTCTGAAATATTCCCTAATAAAGTCCGTTCGTACGGTCAATCCTGGGGTACGGGGACACACTGGGTCTTTGCCGCTTTGATAACACTGCTCACACCTGTTTTTCTGGATTCTGAATCAGGTATCTTTAAAGACAACCCATGGCCCATATTCGCCTTTTTTGCCTTTATGATGTTCCTGCAATTGCTCTTTGTAAAATTCCTTATGCCTGAAACTAAAGGAATTTCACTTGAAGAGCTTGAAAAAACGATTTTGAAATAA